In Sparus aurata chromosome 24, fSpaAur1.1, whole genome shotgun sequence, the genomic stretch ctGCCGCTGCGTCCCGCTCCACACACTCCCGTGCATAATGTCCCGTCTTCTGGCATCTGAAGCACCTAAAATCAGGGCATTCTCTGAAGATGTGTCCCGGCTTGATGCAGAGCCGGCACACCCGCACCTGTCGGTCATGTATGACTCGAAAGTATTCCGCTCCTCTCAGGGTCTCAAACTTTGTTGAGTACGGAAGCGATCGGACCTGTTCGTTAAAGCGGACTTTCATGTACCTTGTCCCGTCCGCTATCTCCGTCCCAGGCCACTTACAACGTTTGATCGGTGAGATTGGCCGCACTCCCCACTGCTCCAGCCTTTCCAGTATCGGGGCGTCATCGATATATACTGGTAGGTTTATGAAAGAGACCACCATGTCATTATTAAGTATTTCTTTTACGTGCACTGGGGTTCCTTTTACGCGCACGCCATCAAGGAGCTTGCGCTTTCCCTTCTCGTCCTTCATTGTGATTTCGAAGGTCTTTTCCCCTCTCACTCTGCACCCGGTGATGGCGCCGCATCGCGCTGCCACTTCCCGCAGTATGTCCATCATTGAGATCGCCGTCGGTCCCTCCACCTCCGCCTCCACCGTCAACTCTTTGCCATATTCTTTCTCCCGTTCTGTTCTCGTTTCTGGCCGTATGACCTGCACGCTcgtctcttctcctctcagtaGTCCGTCTTCATTGACCCGTGTAGTCTCTTCCGTTCCTTTGTCTGTTGCCATGTTGTCCGTCCGTCAAACAAAAAGCGAAGTCTCCCCTCACAGCAAGGAGCTGTGGGGGGGAAATTGTTTCCAAGCTAAGAAGGATTAGGTTTTAATAAGGTAAACTTAATCTACGATATAAACACGAAATAACTTTTTGAAGCGCTTCTCTCCGCACACTCGTTTGACGCACTCACACAAGggggcgtgttcagagtggtatggccgtaagccgAGGtgcaggagacaaacacactatttaaaCCCGTTCAACAGTTATGTCTCCAAGAAGACACTGGTCGACATTAAAAAGCTTACAgaacctggtattcccaggcggtctcccatccaagtactaaccaggcccgaccctgcttagcttccgagatcggacgagatcgggcgtgttcagagtggtatggccgtaagccgAGGtgcaggagacaaacacactatttaaaCCCGTTCAACAGTTATGTCTCCAAGAAGACACTGGTCGACACtggaagaaattaaaaagcttacagcacctggtattcccaggcggtctcccatccaagtactaaccaggcccgaccctgcttagcttccgagatcggacgagatcgggcgtgttcagagtggtatggccgtaagccgAGGtgcaggagacaaacacactatttaaaCCCGTTCAACAGTTATGTCTCCAAGTAANNNNNNNNNNNNNNNNNNNNNNNNNNNNNNNNNNNNNNNNNNNNNNNNNNNNNNNNNNNNNNNNNNNNNNNNNNNNNNNNNNNNNNNNNNNNNNNNNNNNNNNNNNNNNNNNNNNNNNNNNNNNNNNNNNNNNNNNNNNNNNNNNNNNNNNNNNNNNNNNNNNNNNNNNNNNNNNNNNNNNNNNNNNNNNNNNNNNNNNNNNNNNNNNNNNNNNNNNNNNNNNNNNNNNNNNNNNNNNNNNNNNNNNNNNNNNNNNNNNNNNNNNNNNNNNNNNNNNNNNNNNNNNNNNNNNNNNNNNNNNNNNNNNNNNNNNNNNNNNNNNNNNNNNNNNNNNNNNNNNNNNNNNNNNNNNNNNNNNNNNNNNNNNNNNNNNNNNNNNNNNNNNNNNNNNNNNNNNNNNNNNNNNNNNNNNNNNNNNNNNNNNNNNNNNNNNNNNNNNNNNNNNNNNNNNNNNNNNNNNNNNNNNNNNNNNNNNNNNNNNNNNNNNNNNNNNNNNNNNNGAAAGAAGTCTGGATGATAATTGAAAAGATGTGTGAGGCCTCATTTCATattgaacagagggggaacagtatctgacagtaatattccaagctgtcaggatgcgttccccctgtttaaatggtcaaatgtaatgatatcagcctgaaaatcacaggacttgtctgttgttgggaaagaagtcagaaaCATGAATTTGAAAGGtatgtgagcctcctttcatactgaacagagggggaacagtatctgacagtattattccagctgtcaggatgcgttccccctgtttaaatggtcaaattgaatgatatcatcctgaaaatcacaggacttatctgttgagtgaaaagaagtcaggagtatgaatttggaAGATGtttgagcctcctttcatactgaacaaaGGGTGAATAGTATATGACAGTattattccaagctgtcaggatgcgttccccctattttaaatggtcaaactgaatgatatcagcctgaaaatcacaggacttatctgttgagTGGAAAAAACtctggagtatgaatttgaaagatgtgtgagcctcctttcatattgaacagagggggaacagtatctgacagtaatattccaagctgtcaggatgctttccccctgttttaaatggtcaaactgaatgatatcagcctgaaaatcacaggacttatctgttcaGTGGAAACAAGTCAGAAACATGAATTTGAAAGGtatgtgagcctcctttcatactgaacaaagggtgaacagtatctgacagtattattccaagctgtcaggatgcgttccccctgttttaaatggtcaaattggaTAAAATCATCCTGAAAATCACAAGACTTATCTGTTGacgggaaagaagtcaggagtatgaatttgaaagatgtgtgagcctcctttcatactgaacagagggggaacagtatctgacagaaATATTCCAacctgtcaggatgcgttccccctgtttaaatggtcaaactGAATGATATcatcctgaaaatcacaggacttatctgttgtggggaaagatgtctggagtatgaatttgaaagatgtgtgagcctcctttcatactgaacagagggggaacaatatctgacagtaatattccaagctgtcaggatgcgttccccctgttttaaatggtcaaattgaatgatatcatcctgaaaatcacaggacttatgtGTTGAGTGGAAAGAAGTCAGAaacatgaatttgaaagatgtgtgagtcTCCTTTCATattgaacagagggggaacaatatctgacagtaatattccaagctgtcaggatgcgttccccctgtttaaatggtcaaattgaataATATcatcctgaaaatcacaggatttATATGTTCAGTGGAAACAAGTCAGAAACATGAATTTGAAAGGtatgtgagcctcctttcataccgaacagagggggaacagtatctgacagtaatattccaagctgtcaggatgcgttccccctgttttaaatggtcaaattgaatgatatcaTCCTGAAATTCAAAGGATGTATCTGTTGtgggaaagaagtcagaaacatgaatttgaaagatgtgtgagcctcctttcatactgaacagagggggaacagtatctgacagtaatattccaagctgtcaggatgcgttccccctgtttaaatggtgaAATTGAATAATATcatcctgaaaatcacaggatttatatgttgtggggaaagaagtcagaaacatgaatttgaaagatgtgtgagcctcctttcatgttgaacagagggggaacagtatctgacagtattattccaagctgtcaggatgcgttccccctgtttaaatggtcaaattgaaaaatatcatcctgaaaatcacaggatttATATGTTGTGTTGAAAGAAGTCTGGAggatgaatttgaaagatgtgtgagcctcctatCATAcagaacagagggggaacagtatctgatagttatattccaagctgtcaggatgcgttccccctgtttaaatggtcaaattgaatgatatcatcctgaaaatcacaggacttatctgttgtggggaaagaagtcagaaacatgaatttgaaagatgtgtgagcctcctttcatgttgaacagagggggaacagtatctgacagtattattccaagctgtcaggatgcgttccccctgttttaaatggtcaaattgaatgatatcatcctgaaaatcacaggactcaTCTGTTGAgtggaaagaagtcaggagtatgaatttgaaagatgtgtgagcctcctttcatactgaacagagggggaacagtatctgacagtaatattccaagctgtcaggatgcgttccccctgtttaaatggtcaaattgaatgatatcagcctgaaaatcacaggatttATATGTTGTGTTGAAAGAAGTCTGGAggatgaatttgaaagatgtgtgagcctcctttcatattGAACAgggggggaacagtatctgacagtaatattccaacctgtcaggatgcgttccccttgttttaaatggtcaaattgaatgatatcatcctgaaaatcacaggacttatgtGTTGAGTGGAAAGAAGTCAGAaacatgaatttgaaagatgtgtgagcctcctttcatattgaacagagggggaacagtatctgacagtaatattccaacctgtcaggatgcgttccccctgttttaaATGGTCAAACTGAATGATATcatcctgaaaatcacaggacttatctgttgtggggaaagatgtctggagtatgaatttgaaagatgtgtgagcctcctttcatattGAACAGGGGGGGAACaatatctgacagtaatattccaagctgtcaggatgcgttccccctgtttaaatggtgaAATTGAATAATATcatcctgaaaatcacaggatttatatgttgtggggaaagaagtcagaaacatgaatttgaaagatgtgtgagcctcctttcatgttgaacagagggggaacagtatctgacagtattattccaagctgtcaggatgcgttccccctgtttaaatggtcaaattgaataATATcatcctgaaaatcacaggatttATATGTTGTGTTGAAAGAAGTCTGGAggatgaatttgaaagatgtgtgagcctcctttcatattgaacagagggggaacagtatctgatagttatattccaagctgtcaggatgcgttccccctgtttaaatggtcaaattgaatgatatcatcctgaaaatcacaggacttatctgttgtggggaaagaagtcagaaacatgaatttgaaagatgtgtgagcctcctttcatattgaacagagggggaacagtatctgacagtattattccaagctgtcaggatgcgttccccctgttttaaatggtcaaattgaatgatatcatcctgaaaatcacaggactcaTCTGTTGAgtggaaagaagtcaggagtatgaatttgaaagatgtgtgagcctcctttcatactgaacagagggggaacagtatctgacagtaatattccaagctgtcaggatgcgttccccctgtttaaatggtcaaattgaatgatatcagcctgaaaatcacaggatttATATGTTGTGTTGAAAGAAGTCTGGAggatgaatttgaaagatgtgtgagcctcctttcatattGAACAgggggggaacagtatctgacagtaatattccaacctgtcaggatgcgttccccctgttttaaATGGTCAAACTGAATGATATcatcctgaaaatcacaggacttatctgttgtggggaaagatgtctggagtatgaatttgaaagatgtgtgagcctcctttcatgttGAACAGGGGGGGAACaatatctgacagtaatattccaagctgtcaggatgcgttccccttgttttaaatggtcaaattgaatgatatcatcctgaaaatcacaggacttatgtGTTGAGTGGAAAGAAGTCAGAaacatgaatttgaaagatgtgtgagcctcctttcatattgaacagagggggaacagtatctgacagtaatattccaacctgtcaggatgcgttccccctgttttaaATGGTCAAACTGAATGATATcatcctgaaaatcacaggacttatctgttgtggggaaagatgtctggagtatgaatttgaaagatgtgtgagcctcctttcatgttGAACAGGGGGGGAACaatatctgacagtaatattccaagctgtcaggatgcgttccccctgtttaaatggtcaaattgaataATATcatcctgaaaatcacaggatttATATGTTGTGTTGAAAGAAGTCTGGAGGATacatttgaaagatgtgtgagcctcctttcatactgaacagagggggaacagtatctgacagtaatattccaagctgtcaggatgcgttccccctgtttaaatggtcaaatgtaatgatatcagcctgaaaatcacaggacttgtctgttgttgggaaagaagtcagaaacatgaatttgaaagatgtgtgagcctcctttcatactgaacagagggggaacagtatctgacagtattattccagctgtcaggatgcgttcctcctgttttaaatggtcaaattgaatgatatcatcctgaaaatcacaggacttatctgttgagTGGAAAAAACtctggagtatgaatttgaaagatgtgtgagcctcctttcatattgaacagagggggaacagtatctgacagtaatattccaagctgtcaggatgctttccccctgttttaaatggtcaaactgaatgatatcagcctgaaaatcacaggacttatctgttcaGTGGAAACAAGTCAGAAACATGAATTTGAAAGGtatgtgagcctcctttcatactgaacaaaGGGTGAATAGTATCTGACAGTattattccaagctgtcaggatgcgttccccctgttttaaatggtcaaattggaTAAAATCATCCTGAAAATCACAAGACTTATCTGTTGacgggaaagaagtcaggagtatgaatttgaaagaagtgtgagcctcctttcatactgaacagagggggaacagtatctgacagtaatattccaacctgtcaggatgcgttccccctgtttaaatggtcaaactGAATGATATcatcctgaaaatcacaggacttatctgttgtggggaaagatgtctggagtatgaatttgaaagatgtgtgagcctcctttcatactgaacagagggggaacaatatctgacagtaatattccaagctgtcaggatgcgttccccctgttttaaatggtcaaattgaatgatatcatcctgaaaatcacaggacttatgtGTTGAGTGGAAAGAAGTCAGAaacatgaatttgaaagatgtgtgagtcTCCTTTCATattgaacagagggggaacaatatctgacagtaatattccaagctgtcaggatgcgttccccctgtttaaatggtcaaattgaataATATcatcctgaaaatcacaggatttATATGTTCAGTGGAAACAAGTCAGAAACATGAATTTGAAAGGtatgtgagcctcctttcataccgaacagagggggaacagtatctgacagtaatattccaagctgtcaggatgcgttccccctgttttaaatggtcaaactgaatgatatcagcctgaaaatcacaggacttatctgttcaGTGGAAACAAGTCAGAAACATGAATTTGAAAGGtatgtgagcctcctttcatactgaacaaaGGGTGAATAGTATCTGACAGTattattccaagctgtcaggatgcgttccccctgttttaaatggtcaaattggaTAAAATCATCCTGAAAATCACAAGACTTATCTGTTGACAGGAAAGAAGTCAGAaacatgaatttgaaagatgtgtgagcctcctttcatgttgaacagagggggaacagtatctgacagtattattccaagctgtcaggatgcgttccccctgttttaaatggtcaaattgaatgatatcatcctgaaaatcacaggactcaTCTGTTGAgtggaaagaagtcaggagtatgaatttgaaagatgtgtgagcctcctttcatactgaacagagggggaacagtatctgacagtaatattccaagctgtcaggatgcgttccccctgtttaaatggtcaaattgaatgatatcagcctgaaaatcacaggatttATATGTTGTGTTGAAAGAAGTCTGGAggatgaatttgaaagatgtgtgagcctcctttcatattGAACAgggggggaacagtatctgacagtaatattccaacctgtcaggatgcgttccccctgttttaaatggtcaaattggataaaatcagcctgaaaatcacaagACTTATCTGTTGacgggaaagaagtcaggagtatgaatttgaaagatgtgtgagcctcctttcatgttgaacagagggggaacagtatctgacagtaatattccaacctgtcaggatgcgttccccctgttttaaATGGTCAAACTGAATGATATcatcctgaaaatcacaggacttatctgttgtggggaaagatgtctggagtatgaatttgaaagatgtgtgagcctcctttcatactgaacagagggggaacaatatctgacagtaatattccaagctgtcaggatgcgttccccttgttttaaatggtcaaattgaatgatatcatcctgaaaatcacaggatttATATGTTGTGTTGAAAGAAGTCTGGAGGATacatttgaaagatgtgtgagcctcctttcat encodes the following:
- the LOC115576571 gene encoding uncharacterized protein LOC115576571 codes for the protein MKDEKGKRKLLDGVRVKGTPVHVKEILNNDMVVSFINLPVYIDDAPILERLEQWGVRPISPIKRCKWPGTEIADGTRYMKVRFNEQVRSLPYSTKFETLRGAEYFRVIHDRQVRVCRLCIKPGHIFRECPDFRCFRCQKTGHYARECVERDAAAAEEERIEQMEESEDGGAEEEDAGRNGEGAEKELEYRYRTDSSGSGEKDGDGEGMVQGGEAEEEETHGKVTEKGGREEKSARERDEEQRQQSRQETGVNKREERFKKKTAEEQRLAAKRKAEEDKTRGERSKGPRAACAS